A single genomic interval of Sinorhizobium garamanticum harbors:
- the tuf gene encoding elongation factor Tu, with protein MAKSKFERNKPHVNIGTIGHVDHGKTSLTAAITKYFGEFKAYDQIDAAPEEKARGITISTAHVEYETPNRHYAHVDCPGHADYVKNMITGAAQMDGAILVVSAADGPMPQTREHILLARQVGVPAIVVFLNKVDQVDDAELLELVELEVRELLSSYEFPGDDIPIVKGSALAALEDSDKKIGEDAIRELMAAVDAYIPTPERPIDQPFLMPIEDVFSISGRGTVVTGRVERGIVKVGEEVEIVGIRPTTKTTCTGVEMFRKLLDQGQAGDNIGALLRGIDRNGVERGQILCKPGSVKPHKKFKAEAYILTKEEGGRHTPFFTNYRPQFYFRTTDVTGIVTLPEGTEMVMPGDNVTVDVELIVPIAMEEKLRFAIREGGRTVGAGIVASIVE; from the coding sequence ATGGCAAAGAGCAAATTTGAGCGCAACAAGCCGCACGTTAACATTGGCACGATTGGCCACGTTGACCATGGCAAGACGTCGCTGACGGCAGCGATCACGAAGTATTTCGGCGAGTTCAAGGCGTATGACCAGATCGACGCTGCGCCGGAAGAAAAGGCCCGTGGTATCACCATTTCGACGGCGCACGTCGAATATGAGACGCCGAACCGTCACTATGCGCACGTCGACTGCCCCGGCCACGCCGACTACGTCAAGAACATGATCACCGGCGCGGCGCAGATGGACGGCGCGATCCTGGTTGTTTCGGCTGCCGACGGCCCGATGCCGCAGACCCGCGAGCACATCCTGCTCGCCCGCCAGGTCGGCGTTCCGGCAATCGTCGTGTTCCTGAACAAGGTCGACCAGGTTGACGACGCCGAGCTGCTCGAGCTCGTCGAGCTCGAAGTGCGCGAACTGCTGTCGTCCTACGAATTCCCGGGCGACGACATTCCGATCGTCAAGGGCTCGGCGCTGGCTGCGCTTGAAGATTCCGACAAGAAGATCGGCGAAGACGCGATCCGCGAGCTGATGGCAGCGGTTGACGCCTACATCCCGACGCCGGAGCGTCCGATCGACCAGCCGTTCCTGATGCCGATCGAAGACGTGTTCTCGATCTCCGGCCGCGGTACGGTTGTGACCGGTCGCGTCGAGCGCGGCATTGTCAAGGTCGGTGAGGAAGTCGAGATCGTCGGCATCCGTCCGACGACGAAGACGACCTGCACGGGCGTTGAAATGTTCCGCAAGCTGCTCGACCAGGGCCAGGCTGGCGACAACATCGGTGCGCTGCTGCGCGGTATCGACCGCAACGGCGTCGAGCGTGGCCAGATCCTCTGCAAGCCGGGTTCGGTCAAGCCGCACAAGAAGTTCAAGGCGGAAGCCTACATCCTGACGAAGGAAGAGGGTGGCCGTCATACGCCGTTCTTCACCAACTATCGTCCGCAGTTCTACTTCCGCACGACGGACGTGACCGGCATCGTGACGCTGCCGGAAGGCACGGAAATGGTGATGCCGGGCGACAACGTGACGGTTGACGTCGAACTGATCGTGCCGATCGCGATGGAAGAAAAGCTGCGCTTCGCAATCCGCGAAGGCGGCCGCACCGTCGGCGCCGGCATCGTCGCCTCCATCGTCGAGTAA
- the secE gene encoding preprotein translocase subunit SecE, with protein MASKTNPFTFLQQVRSETSKVTWPSRRETMISTLMVFVMVSFAAAFFFGADQLMGWLMSLVLNVGA; from the coding sequence ATGGCATCCAAAACGAATCCGTTCACGTTTCTGCAGCAGGTTCGCTCTGAAACGTCAAAAGTGACTTGGCCTTCACGGCGCGAGACGATGATCTCGACGCTGATGGTCTTTGTCATGGTCTCTTTTGCCGCCGCCTTTTTCTTTGGTGCGGACCAGTTGATGGGCTGGCTGATGAGCCTCGTCCTCAACGTTGGCGCTTGA
- a CDS encoding NAD-dependent epimerase/dehydratase family protein, protein MKKRILFTGGAGKAGRHAVPYLVDAGYEVHNVDLVPLDRPGVTNLIADITDSGQMFNALSMHRDFPDLDQGLRPFDAVVHFAAIPRILIRPDNETFQVNVMGTYNVIEAAVKLGIRKIIVASSETTYGVCFAEGHRDFHHFPLEEDYDVNPMDSYGLSKVVNEKTARAFAERSGFDIYALRIGNVIEPHEYANFPHYFDNPEIRKRIAWSYIDARDLGQIVKLCIEKDGLGFAIFNAANDTVSANTPSRELAKRFYPNVPFKREIGEFEGLLSNRKIREVLGFKEEHDWRKYVQLEN, encoded by the coding sequence ATGAAGAAGCGGATTCTCTTTACCGGCGGCGCAGGCAAGGCCGGGCGGCATGCTGTGCCTTATCTCGTCGACGCGGGTTACGAGGTGCACAATGTCGACCTTGTGCCGCTCGACCGCCCCGGCGTCACCAACCTGATCGCGGACATCACTGACAGTGGCCAGATGTTCAATGCGCTCTCGATGCATAGGGACTTTCCCGATCTTGATCAGGGGCTGCGCCCCTTCGATGCGGTCGTGCACTTTGCCGCCATTCCGCGCATTCTCATCAGGCCGGACAACGAGACCTTCCAGGTCAATGTTATGGGCACCTACAACGTGATCGAAGCGGCGGTGAAACTCGGCATCCGCAAGATCATCGTTGCCTCGAGCGAGACGACCTACGGCGTCTGCTTTGCGGAGGGCCATCGCGATTTCCACCATTTCCCGCTCGAGGAGGACTACGACGTCAACCCGATGGACTCCTACGGCCTTTCCAAGGTCGTAAATGAGAAGACGGCACGCGCTTTTGCGGAGCGCTCGGGGTTCGACATCTACGCATTGCGCATCGGCAACGTGATCGAGCCGCATGAATATGCGAATTTCCCGCATTATTTCGACAATCCCGAAATCCGCAAAAGGATTGCCTGGAGCTATATCGACGCACGCGACCTCGGGCAGATTGTCAAGCTTTGCATAGAGAAGGACGGCCTCGGCTTTGCGATATTCAACGCCGCGAACGACACGGTGTCGGCCAACACGCCTTCGCGTGAACTTGCCAAGCGGTTTTATCCGAATGTTCCCTTCAAAAGAGAGATCGGCGAGTTCGAAGGCCTTCTCTCGAACAGGAAGATTCGCGAGGTTCTCGGCTTCAAGGAGGAGCATGACTGGCGGAAATACGTTCAGTTGGAGAACTGA